The nucleotide window GCTCGCTCATTGCCGCCAGGTTATGACCCAGGGCGGTGTAAAATGTCCTGCCCTCGCCGTAACCGACCGTCCAGAGGATCGGCTCCTCGCGGCCGGTGCCCCCGGTGGCGGGCTCACTGTAGGCGGTGGCGATCACGCGGGTTTCGGATTCCAGCCTGGGCTGGTGGTAAAGCTCATCGGTAGCGATGAAGCTTTCGGCCATCCCGGCGGCAACCGGGTGCTCCCGGTCGATAAACTTCACTTCGAAGGAATGCCTGTCGCCGTGCGCCGTTTTCGGCGGCCCCTCCACCCAAATTCCGCCGACCATCCCGGCCCACTCCGGCCAGGGTTCCTCGAAAATCCCCGTGCGTGCGTGACGGTCGGCCAGCACTTCCATGTCGCCGAAAGCATAGTTGGCGCCGTGGACCGCCACCAGCCCCTTGCCTTCCCTGACGAATTCCTCCACCGCTCTCTCAGCGGCGTCTCCCCAGCGGGGCCCGCAGTAATCGACCAGCAGCAGGTCGTAAGGGGCGAGCGACCGGGCGGTAAGCCCGGCCGGCTCCTCGGTTACACGCACGTCGAAACGGCCGGTTGCCAGCAGGCGCTCTTTCAGAAACGGAGAGCTTTGGCGCCAGTCGTGATTGTTGCGGCCGGTGAGGATCAGCACCCGGATGGCATCCCTGGTAAAAAACCGGTCCAGGCTGGTTTCGGCACTCGAGCAGACTGTCAGTAACAATAAGCCCGATGTTATAAACAGCAGCATTCCGGCTGACATTTGTTTTTTCATAGTTCGGCTACTCCCGCCTTTTCAATGATAGCCTGCAGGTGACTCAGGCTTCGCTGCGCCTGTTCAGGCGTCCCGCATTCGACCGAGAGAACGCCGGAAAAGCCTGCTTCCGCCAGGATGGCTACCACTTTCGCCCAGTCGATCACACCGTCGCCGCAGGCGCAACCCACAGGGGTCCCGGTCACCTTGCCTCTTTCGTCCTCGGACTTTTGCAGTTCTATGTCCTTGGCGTGCACGTGGACCATCAAATGCACGGTTTCCTTGAGACCTTCGTAGGGGTCCTCGCCACCGAGATAGGCATTTCCCAGGTCGTAATTCACTCGCAGACAGGGCGAATCGACCAGGGTGGCAATCCGCAGCAGACCCTCGGTCCGGCAGGAAATACTCTGATGCGGCTCGATACCGATATAGACGCCGTAGCGCTCGGCGGTGCGCAATGCCATCGTCAAGGTATATTTCATTACTTCGAAACACTGTTCATCGCTCATCCAGGGCGGCCTGATTCCCTCGTCGGTGTTGACCACCGGCACACCGATGGCGGCGGCGAATCGAATCGCCCTGGTGAGATAGGGAACGGAGATCTCGGGGCGCATCAGCGGGCAATGAGAACTGAGCCCGGAAGCTTTCACCCCGTGGCGGTCGAGGATCTCTTTCATTTCGAGAGGGTCTTCTTCCATGGACCATGAATGAAAGTATCCCGCCTCGCTCAACAGTTCACGCCCAGTATGCACCATCGGCTCCACGTACTTGTAACCGATCTGCGCCGCCCGCTCGACACCGGCTGCGAATGGTTTGTCTTCGCAGCGGATGAACTCCATGTTGATTCCGGGAGAGATAGTCATAGGTCCCATTCCTCTTGCCATTCGACACGGCGTTTCTCTTTGTAGGCGATATTGCCGATATGGCAGGCCATCGATGAATAGTGGCCTTCCACCGCATCCGCGCTGGGTTTATTCCGCGAGCGCATACATTCGAGCCATTCGGCCAGGTGCTGCTTTGCCGAACCGTAGGGCACTTTCACGGTTATCTCCCTGGCGGGCTTGTCGTCGCCGGAGGTAAGAAAGGTATAGCTCGAACGGAAGATGGACAGCCTTCCGCCGGTTCCCATAAAGACGATATCCGCCACTTCCGGGCTGGCCATATCGGTAATCGTAGCCTCGAAAGTGACATTCACTTTGGGGTAGTCGAGAACAAGGTTGATATTATCGGGCGTATCGCGGCCGTCGTCGTACTGGTATATACCGCCAAGGGCAACCGCCGAAACGGGTTTGCTGAGCCCCAGAAACCAATGGACCACGTCCACCATGTGCACGAACAGGCCGCCGGTCATGCCGCCGCTGGAAAAATCCCAATAAGCAAAGCGGTTGAAATACCGTTTTGCATCCCAGGGGATTTTTGGGAGCCAGGCCAGGCAGGCCTCCCAGTCAAGGCCGCCCGGCTTACGTTCAAGCCCGGGCGGGACAGGGAACGTGTAGCCGCCGTTACCGTTCCAGATTGTCCGCACCATGTTTACTTCTCCGATCAGGCCGCTATCGAAAAATTTAGCTTTCGCCTCCTTGAAGTGCGGTATGCTCCTCTGCTGCATTCCCACCTGGACGATCCGGCCGGTCTCTCCGGCCGCACGGACGACCTCGAGACCCTGCACCGGCAGCGAAGTCATCGGCTTTTCCACGTAGACATCCTTGCCCGCCCGGCAGGCATCGACAGTTATCCGGGCGTGCATGTGGTCGAATGTGCCGACGATCACTCCATCGATATCTTTCCGTTCCAGAAGCTTACGGTAATCGGGGTACTTGTCGACAGGCCCGGAGATTTCTTCGGCTCCGTTCATCCGCTCGTCCCAGACATCACTGAGCGCGACCCACTCGATCTTGCCGATGTCATTAAGATTTCTCATCAGGCTTCTCGAGCGGTTGCCGCTGCCGATCACTCCCAGGCGGACCCGGTCATTAGCACCGAGCACGCGCTTCGAAGAAACCGCCGTGGCCACAGTCGCAGCGGCCAGTGAGCCGGCAAGGAAGGAACGTCGTGAGATCTTTTGCTTTGCGCCAGTCATAACAAAACCTCCTCACAGTTTACGACCGTGATGTAAGAAAGCATTAAGCAAAACACAACATTAAGATTTATTAAAATCAGGAATCCCACAAGACTTACTTTTTTCCCAGAGCTGATTTACGGGCATAGGTCCCTTGAATTTATATAAACCGGCGCCTCGCAGAGCTTAACCGCAGGCATTCTTTGCTCCACCACCGTCACGACTGATTCATTGTTAACGAAAAATCGGGCCCCGCCATTTTTTTGAACGTTGTTTACAATAGCTGGTGGATTGAGCTAAGTCTACTTCTTTCGCCCGACACCCTCCGAT belongs to Candidatus Glassbacteria bacterium and includes:
- a CDS encoding sugar phosphate isomerase/epimerase, which translates into the protein MSPGINMEFIRCEDKPFAAGVERAAQIGYKYVEPMVHTGRELLSEAGYFHSWSMEEDPLEMKEILDRHGVKASGLSSHCPLMRPEISVPYLTRAIRFAAAIGVPVVNTDEGIRPPWMSDEQCFEVMKYTLTMALRTAERYGVYIGIEPHQSISCRTEGLLRIATLVDSPCLRVNYDLGNAYLGGEDPYEGLKETVHLMVHVHAKDIELQKSEDERGKVTGTPVGCACGDGVIDWAKVVAILAEAGFSGVLSVECGTPEQAQRSLSHLQAIIEKAGVAEL
- a CDS encoding Gfo/Idh/MocA family oxidoreductase, whose amino-acid sequence is MTGAKQKISRRSFLAGSLAAATVATAVSSKRVLGANDRVRLGVIGSGNRSRSLMRNLNDIGKIEWVALSDVWDERMNGAEEISGPVDKYPDYRKLLERKDIDGVIVGTFDHMHARITVDACRAGKDVYVEKPMTSLPVQGLEVVRAAGETGRIVQVGMQQRSIPHFKEAKAKFFDSGLIGEVNMVRTIWNGNGGYTFPVPPGLERKPGGLDWEACLAWLPKIPWDAKRYFNRFAYWDFSSGGMTGGLFVHMVDVVHWFLGLSKPVSAVALGGIYQYDDGRDTPDNINLVLDYPKVNVTFEATITDMASPEVADIVFMGTGGRLSIFRSSYTFLTSGDDKPAREITVKVPYGSAKQHLAEWLECMRSRNKPSADAVEGHYSSMACHIGNIAYKEKRRVEWQEEWDL
- a CDS encoding ThuA domain-containing protein gives rise to the protein MKKQMSAGMLLFITSGLLLLTVCSSAETSLDRFFTRDAIRVLILTGRNNHDWRQSSPFLKERLLATGRFDVRVTEEPAGLTARSLAPYDLLLVDYCGPRWGDAAERAVEEFVREGKGLVAVHGANYAFGDMEVLADRHARTGIFEEPWPEWAGMVGGIWVEGPPKTAHGDRHSFEVKFIDREHPVAAGMAESFIATDELYHQPRLESETRVIATAYSEPATGGTGREEPILWTVGYGEGRTFYTALGHNLAAMSEPGFVATFLRGCEWAATGKVTLPAEMDLYSKSPDAPEVLVVTGGHDYDTEFYTLFDGNWLDWDHAASNTDAFATDIREKYDVLVLYDLYRELDQAGRSNLRAFVESGKGLVVLHHAIADYNSWPWWWRDVVGGRYLLEQEGELPASTYKHDVELFIRPAENHPVTAGIGPMRIRDETYKGMWISPDVKVILETDEQTSDGPLAWISPYDKSRVVVIQLGHDRLAHRHPAYRELVRRAILWSAGKLE